One Prunus dulcis chromosome 7, ALMONDv2, whole genome shotgun sequence DNA segment encodes these proteins:
- the LOC117635016 gene encoding L-2-hydroxyglutarate dehydrogenase, mitochondrial isoform X2, which yields MLKSKIQSLERISSSSSVVFKILKSRNIATTTGSSSSNGVPKEKVDCVVIGAGVVGLAVARELTLKGREVLVLESASTFGTGISSRNSEVIHAGIYYPPNSLKAILCVRGRELLYKYCSEHNIPHNQIGKLIVATGSSEIPQLHNLMNNGIKNGVGGLVMMEGSEATRMEPELRCLKALLSPVSGIVDTHSLMLSLVGEAENHGATFSYNTTVIGGHIEENRLSLHISETKHLENWNGKFPLQPEMVLIPKLVVNSAGLSAPVLAKRFDGLRSAVIPPTYYARGCYFTLSNTTICPFKHLIYPIPEDGGLGVHVTLDLNGQVKFGPNVEWIDGIDDVSSFLNKFDYSVCTNRAKLFYPEIRKYYPNLKDGSLEPGYAGIRPKVSGPRQSPVDFVIQGFVETYIWVPTC from the exons ATGCTGAAAAGCAAAATCCAAAGCCTGGAAAGGATTTCATCGTCGTCGTCAGTTGTCTTCAAGATTTTGAAGAGTCGTAATATTGCTACTACTACTGGTAGTAGCAGCAGCAATGGAgttccaaaagagaaggtagATTGCGTGGTGATAGGGGCAGGTGTGGTGGGATTAGCAGTAGCGAGAGAGCTTACTTTAAAGGGCAGAGAGGTGTTGGTGTTAGAATCAGCTTCCACCTTCGGCACTGGCATCAGTTCCCGCAACAGCGAGGTCATCCATGCCGGCATCTACTATCCTCCCAATTCTCTCAAg GCAATCTTATGTGTAAGAGGAAGAGAATTGCTTTACAAATATTGCTCTGAACACAATATCCCTCATAACCAAATTGGTAAACTTATAGTAGCAACAGGATCTTCAGAGATTCCACAGTTGCATAATCTAATGAATAACGGGATAAAAAATGGGGTTGGTGGTTTGGTTATGATGGAAGGTTCAGAAGCTACGAGGATGGAACCCGAATTGCGATGCTTGAAAGCCTTACTATCACCAGTTTCTGGGATTGTTGATACACATTCCTTGATGCTGTCTTTGGTG GGTGAAGCTGAAAATCATGGCGCAACCTTCTCCTATAATACTACAGTTATTGGTGGCCATATTGAAGAAAATCGCCTAAGCCTTCATATTTCTGAAACCAAACACCTTGAAAATTGGAATGGAAAATTTCCATTGCAACCAGAGATGGTACTCATTCCTAAGCTTGTAGTAAACTCTGCTGGCTTGAGTGCCCCTGTCCTTGCAAAGCGATTTGATGGCCTCCGTAGTGCAGTTATTCCTCCTACCTATTATGCTCGCGGGTGCTACTTCACGCTATCAAATACTACAATATGTCCTTTCAAACATTTGATTTATCCTATACCAGAGGATGGTGGCCTTGGTGTGCATGTTACTCTGGATTTGAATGGTCAGGTCAAGTTTGGCCCCAATGTAGAATGGATTGATGGTATTGATGACGTTTCAAGCTTCCTAAACAa GTTTGACTATTCTGTATGTACGAATCGTGCAAAGCTATTTTACCCAGAGATAAGGAAGTACTACCCAAATCTAAAAGATGGGTCTCTCGAGCCAGGTTATGCAGGGATTCGACCAAAGGTTTCAGGTCCTCGACAGTCTCCAGTTGATTTTGTGATACAG GGGTTTGTTGAAACATATATATGGGTACCAACGTGTTGA
- the LOC117635016 gene encoding L-2-hydroxyglutarate dehydrogenase, mitochondrial isoform X1 — MLKSKIQSLERISSSSSVVFKILKSRNIATTTGSSSSNGVPKEKVDCVVIGAGVVGLAVARELTLKGREVLVLESASTFGTGISSRNSEVIHAGIYYPPNSLKAILCVRGRELLYKYCSEHNIPHNQIGKLIVATGSSEIPQLHNLMNNGIKNGVGGLVMMEGSEATRMEPELRCLKALLSPVSGIVDTHSLMLSLVGEAENHGATFSYNTTVIGGHIEENRLSLHISETKHLENWNGKFPLQPEMVLIPKLVVNSAGLSAPVLAKRFDGLRSAVIPPTYYARGCYFTLSNTTICPFKHLIYPIPEDGGLGVHVTLDLNGQVKFGPNVEWIDGIDDVSSFLNKFDYSVCTNRAKLFYPEIRKYYPNLKDGSLEPGYAGIRPKVSGPRQSPVDFVIQGEDIHGITGLVNLFGIESPGLTSSMGVAEHIATRFFRC; from the exons ATGCTGAAAAGCAAAATCCAAAGCCTGGAAAGGATTTCATCGTCGTCGTCAGTTGTCTTCAAGATTTTGAAGAGTCGTAATATTGCTACTACTACTGGTAGTAGCAGCAGCAATGGAgttccaaaagagaaggtagATTGCGTGGTGATAGGGGCAGGTGTGGTGGGATTAGCAGTAGCGAGAGAGCTTACTTTAAAGGGCAGAGAGGTGTTGGTGTTAGAATCAGCTTCCACCTTCGGCACTGGCATCAGTTCCCGCAACAGCGAGGTCATCCATGCCGGCATCTACTATCCTCCCAATTCTCTCAAg GCAATCTTATGTGTAAGAGGAAGAGAATTGCTTTACAAATATTGCTCTGAACACAATATCCCTCATAACCAAATTGGTAAACTTATAGTAGCAACAGGATCTTCAGAGATTCCACAGTTGCATAATCTAATGAATAACGGGATAAAAAATGGGGTTGGTGGTTTGGTTATGATGGAAGGTTCAGAAGCTACGAGGATGGAACCCGAATTGCGATGCTTGAAAGCCTTACTATCACCAGTTTCTGGGATTGTTGATACACATTCCTTGATGCTGTCTTTGGTG GGTGAAGCTGAAAATCATGGCGCAACCTTCTCCTATAATACTACAGTTATTGGTGGCCATATTGAAGAAAATCGCCTAAGCCTTCATATTTCTGAAACCAAACACCTTGAAAATTGGAATGGAAAATTTCCATTGCAACCAGAGATGGTACTCATTCCTAAGCTTGTAGTAAACTCTGCTGGCTTGAGTGCCCCTGTCCTTGCAAAGCGATTTGATGGCCTCCGTAGTGCAGTTATTCCTCCTACCTATTATGCTCGCGGGTGCTACTTCACGCTATCAAATACTACAATATGTCCTTTCAAACATTTGATTTATCCTATACCAGAGGATGGTGGCCTTGGTGTGCATGTTACTCTGGATTTGAATGGTCAGGTCAAGTTTGGCCCCAATGTAGAATGGATTGATGGTATTGATGACGTTTCAAGCTTCCTAAACAa GTTTGACTATTCTGTATGTACGAATCGTGCAAAGCTATTTTACCCAGAGATAAGGAAGTACTACCCAAATCTAAAAGATGGGTCTCTCGAGCCAGGTTATGCAGGGATTCGACCAAAGGTTTCAGGTCCTCGACAGTCTCCAGTTGATTTTGTGATACAG